A genomic segment from Garra rufa chromosome 5, GarRuf1.0, whole genome shotgun sequence encodes:
- the ankdd1b gene encoding uncharacterized protein ankdd1b, with the protein MERKAQTMKDYMLKQPKTWLKSDHVKSFTEFILPKDIGEDGGYDSKEMLLEVEKNFIEAAKKNDVAGMKLLGRGVNVNAKNVNGRPALHYAVAFGNVEAVDLLLRRRAKLDLQDKHGLTAVHLAAWFGSLQILKLLVQAGADQCIENMEGLNMMHCAAMNNYTDIVAYIVDDLQMGELDKEDQYGNRPFGLAAAHGCVRMLEMLMEESYNMATMEENKAGDTPLHLAAKNGQSHALQLLLDNFDIRNEANQAGQTALFLAADGAHEDCVQTLLEAQCDPNIFTLSRSSPLHPVCERGLFPIVKLLINNGAQMNAQNQHLHTPFHLAVKNCHIPVIHTLLEAGCDPNVKDHMGQTALHIAAEMGKVDVVEMILKAGVDLEIQDRQNKTALGVAARGNMVIIVDMIIKAERYFRWKHNFQMTNTDAIESLHSESPLTFKLDHSPDTKPVRDIIWDLAYKHLKRNDWKKLAEFWEFTDDQVAAIEEQWTGPNSFQEHGNRMLLIWLHGIMIEGSSPSKGLYEGLLSAGITKIAEKIRMEGTNADTRKCTVS; encoded by the exons ATGGAGAGGAAAGCTCAAACCATGAAAGACTATATGCTGAAGCAACCCAAAACATGGTTAAAGTCAGACCATGTCAAAAGTTTCACAGAATTTATACTGCCAAAAGACATTGGAGAAGATGGTGGTTATGACAGCAAGGAAATGT TGTTGGAGGTTGAGAAAAACTTCATAGAAGCAGCAAAGAAAAATGATGTGGCGGGCATGAAGCTTCTTGGGAGAGGCGTTAATGTCAATGCCAAGAATGTG AACGGTCGACCTGCTCTTCATTACGCTGTGGCCTTCGGAAATGTGGAAGCTGTTGATCTGCTCCTTCGAAGGAGAGCCAAACTAGATTTACAAGATAAG CACGGACTGACTGCTGTTCACTTAGCAGCATGGTTTGGGAGTTTGCAAATCCTCAAGTTACTTGTGCAAGCCGGAGCTGACCAATGCATTGAAAACATG GAGGGTCTAAACATGATGCACTGTGCTGCCATGAACAATTACACTGATATTGTAGCGTACATTGTTGATGACCTGCAAATGGGAGAACTTGACAAAGAAGACCAA TACGGTAACAGACCTTTTGGCCTGGCCGCAGCACACGGCTGTGTTCGCATGCTAGAGATGCTGATGGAGGAATCTTACAACATGGCCACCATGGAGGAAAATAAG GCTGGAGACACACCTCTGCATCTGGCAGCCAAAAATGGTCAATCTCATGCCCTGCAGTTACTTCTAGACAACTTTGACATTCGTAATGAGGCCAACCAG GCAGGGCAGACCGCTCTGTTTCTGGCTGCAGATGGAGCTCATGAGGACTGTGTACAAACCCTGCTGGAGGCACAATGTGACCCAAACATCTTCACCTTA AGCAGAAGCAGTCCTCTGCATCCAGTCTGTGAGAGAGGTCTCTTTCCTATTGTTAAACTTCTTATCAATAATGGAGCCCAAATGAACGCTCAGAACCAG CATTTGCACACTCCATTTCATCTAGCGGTGAAGAATTGTCACATTCCAGTAATCCACACCTTACTTGAGGCTGGCTGTGATCCAAACGTAAAGGATCAT ATGGGGCAGACTGCACTTCATATCGCCGCTGAGATGGGGAAGGTGGATGTGGTGGAGATGATTCTGAAAGCTGGGGTGGATCTGGAGATTCAGGACAGG CAAAATAAAACAGCTCTTGGAGTGGCGGCGAGAGGGAATATGGTGATTATTGTGGACATGATCATCAAAGCTGAGAGATATTTCAGATGGAAGCACAATTTTCAAATG ACTAACACAGATGCCATTGAGAGCCTTCACAGCGAATCACCGCTGACATTTAAATTAGATCATTCCCCtgacacgaagccggtgcgtgaTATAATATGGGACCTCGCATACAAACACCTCAAGCGCAATGACTGGAAGAAGTTGGCGGAGTTCTGGGAGTTCACAGACGATCAGGTGGCTGCCATCGAGGAGCAGTGGACAG GTCCTAACAGTTTCCAAGAGCATGGGAACAGAATGCTTCTGATCTGGCTTCATGGAATCATGATTGAAGGAAGCAGCCCATCCAAAGGCCTGTATGAGGGACTGCTTTCTGCTGGGATTACAAAGATTGCTG AAAAAATAAGAATGGAAGGAACAAATGCTGACACACGGAAATGCACAGTTTCGTAA